In a genomic window of Brassica rapa cultivar Chiifu-401-42 chromosome A10, CAAS_Brap_v3.01, whole genome shotgun sequence:
- the LOC103846908 gene encoding signal recognition particle receptor subunit beta isoform X1, with translation MPRPTSILIVFASFIQLEMENLEGLKLMAEQWSNQGIEYLQKIPPFQLYAAIGLLLLTTVLLLSFRLVRRTKSNTVLLSGLSGSGKTVLFYQLRDGSSHQGSVTSMEPNEGTFVFHSEHAKKGKIKHVHLVDVPGHSRLRPKLEEFLPQAAAIVFVVDALEFLPNCRAASEYLYDILTNANVVKKKIPVLLCCNKTDKLTAHTKEFIKKQMEKEIEKLRASRSAVSTADIANDYTIGIQGEVFSFSHCCNRVTVAEASGLIGETVQVQDFIREYI, from the exons ATGCCGAGGCCCACCTCCATCCTCATCGTCTTCGCCTCTTTTATACA GTTAGAAATGGAGAACTTGGAAGGTCTGAAACTTATGGCGGAGCAGTGGTCGAATCAAGGGATTGAGTATCTTCAGAAGATACCACCGTTTCAGCTCTATGCTGCTATTGGTCTTCTGTTGCTGACAACCGTATTGCTCCTATCAT TTCGCTTGGTGAGACGTACCAAATCCAACACTGTGCTCCTTTCTGGGCTCAGCGGAAGTGGAAAGACTGTACTTTTCTATCAA CTCCGAGATGGATCATCGCATCAGGGCTCTGTGACATCGATGGAACCGAATGAAGGCACTTTCGTTTTTCACTCTGAACACGCTAAG AAAGGAAAAATCAAGCATGTTCATCTTGTTGATGTCCCTGGGCACTCTCGTCTTCGACCCAAGCTAGAAGAATTCTTGCCCCAAGCAGCTGCTATTGTGTTTGTTGTGGACGCCTTGGAGTTCCTCCCTAACTGTCGTGCAGCTTCAGA GTACCTATACGACATTCTGACGAACGCCAACGTTGTCAAGAAGAAGATACCAGTCCTCCTTTGCTGTAACAAGACAGATAAACTCACTGCGCACACCAAGGAGTTCATCAAGAAGCAGATGGAGAAAGAAAT tgAGAAACTGAGGGCGTCAAGAAGTGCAGTATCAACAGCTGATATAGCCAATGACTACACCATTGGGATCCAAGGAGAAGTGTTTTCCTTCTCGCATTGCTGTAACAGAGTCACTGTCGCTGAAGCATCTGGACTCATCGGAGAAACCGTTCAGGTCCAAGACTTCATTCGAGAGTACATCTAA
- the LOC103846906 gene encoding NF-X1-type zinc finger protein NFXL2 — MAGSATTTEFRWKPPPQPQPPTQQHQNISDSDSDSGSDSDNNHQQNRHNDLSNSIFKAYLDCHSSSSPSSLDLSKIQSFLASSSSGAVSCLICLERIKRTDPTWSCTSSCFAVFHLFCIQNWARQCLDVHAALAVTRPSTETEPVWNCPKCRSSYLKSKIPSRYLCYCGKEEDPPADNPWILPHSCGEVCERGLSNNCGHRCLLLCHPGPCASCPKLVKSKCFCGGVEDVRRCGHKLFSCGEVCDKVLDCEIHSCREICHDGECPPCRERAVYRCCCGKVEEEKDCCERVFRCEGSCESKLNCGKHVCERGCHGGECGLCPYQGKRSCPCGKKFYQGLSCDVAAPLCGGTCDKVLGCGYHRCPERCHRGACLETCRIVVTKSCRCGGTKKQVPCRQDVVCERKCQRMRDCGKHPCRRRCCDGQCPPCSEICGKKLKCRNHKCQSPCHRGECAPCPIMVSISCACGQTHFEVPCGTENNQRPPRCRKLCNITPLCRHGQIQKPHKCHYGACPPCRLPCDEEYPCGHKCKLRCHGPRPPPNREFILKPTKKMLNVHVESTPGSPCPRCPELVWRPCVGHHLAAERMMVCSDKTQFACDNLCGNPLPCGNHYCSFTCHPLEIKSSSSDKRSESCEKCELRCQKERSPKCQHPCPRRCHPEDCPPCKTLVKRSCHCGAMVHAFECIEYNTLSEQEQSKARSCRGPCHRKLPNCTHLCPEICHPGQCPSPEKCGKKVVVRCKCLTLKKEWLCKDVQAAHRATGSDPKDVQKNHFGVGLLPCDSNCKSKQQMAESVLQQRNVKEIEEKEEPSGKNATKRRKRRERGQDIKETSRLQKLTVAAKKVVMVVMLIAVLVAVSYYGYKGILWLSDWMNEVEEQRQKSRRYPRI, encoded by the exons ATGGCCGGATCCGCCACCACCACCGAATTCCGGTGGAAACCACCGCCACAACCTCAGCCTCCGACACAACAACATCAAAACATCTCCGATTCAGATTCCGATTCGGGATCTGACTCAGACAACAACCACCAGCAGAACCGCCACAACGATCTATCCAACTCCATCTTCAAAGCCTACCTCGATTGCCACTCATCCTCATCTCCCTCCTCCCTCGACCTCTCCAAGATCCAATCTTTCctcgcctcctcctcctccggcgcCGTCTCGTGCCTGATCTGCCTCGAGCGGATCAAACGCACTGACCCCACCTGGTCCTGCACCTCCTCCTGCTTCGCCGTCTTCCACCTCTTCTGCATCCAAAACTGGGCTCGCCAGTGCCTTGACGTACACGCCGCGTTGGCAGTGACGCGACCTTCAACAGAAACTGAACCGGTGTGGAACTGTCCGAAATGTAGATCGTCGTATCTTAAATCAAAGATCCCAAGTCGATACCTTTGTTACTGCGGGAAGGAGGAGGATCCTCCGGCCGATAACCCCTGGATCTTGCCGCATTCTTGCGGCGAGGTTTGCGAGAGGGGGCTGAGTAACAACTGTGGCCACCGCTGCTTGCTATTGTGTCATCCTGGTCCTTGTGCCTCTTGTCCTAAGCTCGTTAAATCCAAATGCTTCTGCGGCGGCGTTGAAGACGTTCGTAGATGTGGACACAAGCTCTTCTCCTGCGGAGAGGTTTGTGATAAGGTCTTGGATTGTGAGATCCATAGCTGTAGAGAGATTTGCCACGACGGCGAGTGTCCGCCGTGCAGGGAGCGCGCGGTTTATAGATGCTGTTGTGGGAaggtggaggaggagaaggattgCTGCGAGAGGGTGTTTAGGTGTGAAGGTTCGTGTGAGAGTAAGCTTAACTGTGGGAAACATGTGTGCGAGAGAGGGTGTCATGGTGGAGAGTGTGGGTTGTGTCCTTATCAGGGGAAGAGGAGTTGTCCCTGTGGGAAGAAGTTTTATCAGGGGTTGTCTTGTGATGTTGCGGCGCCTTTGTGTGGTGGGACTTGTGATAAAGTTCTTGGGTGTGGGTATCATAGGTGTCCGGAGAGGTGTCACCGTGGTGCGTGTCTTGAGACTTGTAGGATTGTGGTGACTAAGTCTTGTAGATGTGGAGGAACGAAGAAACAG GTTCCTTGCCGTCAAGATGTGGTGTGTGAGAGGAAATGCCAGAGGATGAGAGATTGTGGGAAGCATCCATGTAGACGCCGTTGTTGTGATGGTCAATGTCCACCATGCTCTGAG ATTTGTGGAAAAAAACTCAAATGCAGAAACCATAAGTGCCAGTCTCCTTGTCACCG AGGCGAATGTGCTCCTTGTCCAATAATGGTGTCGATATCATGTGCTTGTGGTCAGACGCATTTTGAG GTACCTTGTGGCACTGAAAATAATCAGAGACCTCCTAGATGCCGTAAACTATGTAATATAACCCCATTGTGCAGGCATGGACAAATCCAAAAG CCACATAAATGCCACTATGGTGCTTGTCCTCCATGTCGACTCCCTTGTGATGAAGAATACCCATGTGGGCATAAATGCAAACTAAG GTGTCATGGTCCTAGACCTCCACCAAACAGAGAATTTATCTTAAAACCAACAAAGAAGATGTTGAATGTTCATGTTGAGTCTACACCTGGTTCTCCCTGCCCTCGTTGTCCAGAGCTTGTCTGGAGGCCCTGTGTAGGCCATCACCTGGCTGCAGAGAGAATG ATGGTTTGCTCTGACAAGACTCAATTTGCATGCGATAATCTATGCGGGAACCCACTTCCATGTGGGAACCATTACTGCTCGTTTACATGTCATCCCCTGGAAATAAAAAGTTCATCATCGGATAAAAGAAGTGAGTCCTGTGAAAAGTGTGAACTCCGCTGTCAAAAG GAGAGATCACCTAAATGCCAACATCCCTGTCCTCGACGTTGCCATCCAGAAGATTGTCCACCTTGCAAAACTCTAGTAAAGAGATCATGTCACTGTGGCGCAATGGTGCATGCATTCGAGTGCATTGAGTACAATACATTGTCTGAGCAGGAACAATCAAAGGCCCGCTCATGCCGTGGACCTTGTCACAG AAAATTGCCAAACTGTACTCATCTGTGTCCTGAGATTTGTCATCCTGGGCAGTGTCCATCTCCAGAGAAGTGTGGGAAAAAG GTGGTTGTTCGTTGCAAGTGCCTAACTTTGAAGAAAGAATGGCTATGCAAAGATGTTCAAGCAGCTCATAGAGCCACAGGTTCTGATCCTAAAGATGTACAAAAGAATCACTTTGGAGTCGGCCTCCTCCCATGCGATTCCAACTGTAAGAGCAAGCAACAGATGGCTGAATCGGTGTTACAACAACGCAATGTCAAAGAGATTGAG GAGAAGGAGGAGCCTAGTGGGAAAAATGCAACAAAGAGAAGGAAGAGGCGTGAACGTGGTCAGGACATTAAGGAGACCTCAAGGCTGCAG AAACTTACTGTTGCCGCAAAGAAGGTAGTGATGGTGGTGATGCTAATTGCTGTTCTAGTAGCTGTTTCATACTATGGTTATAAGGGAATCTTGTGGCTTtcggattggatgaatgaagtTGAAGAACAAAGACAAAAGTCTAGAAGGTACCCGCGTATCTAA
- the LOC103846904 gene encoding uncharacterized protein LOC103846904 produces MFAKKLLQKASGAAQKPAPAPPPRGCLIAEDLDPHIVSHYGIPSTASLLAFDPIQCLLAVGTLDGRIKVIGGDNIEAILSSPKQLPFKNLEFIENQGFLVSISNDNEIEVWDLDLRKTASSLLWESNITAFSILHGTGYMYVGDEYGMVSVVKYNADEGKLVQLPYYVPTDALAEAAGLSSPIDYPVVGLLSQPSSRGTRLLIAFSNGLLFLWDASEDRVVLVRGNKDLPMEGKTANDSLEASHDELSDLELDGKEISSLCWASADGSVLGVGYVDGDILFWDFSEGQKGKTSNHAVKLQLSSAEKRLPVIVMHWCLDVTRKNCGGKLFIYGGDIIGSDEVLTMLALDWSSGLGGLKCVGRVDLTLSGSFADMVLSPIASSRQSGVFLFLLTNPGQLQAYDDTSLASLMSQKENNSSASPLPYPMVVPTMDPRMTVAAFAALNVNDKLSLALSEIVVAAKSRTPRTPSGESAQWPLTGGVPSHLDDYKLERLYIAGYQDGSVRIWDATYPCLSLIYNLKPNANGIDITGVDASVTAISFCPKTSCLAVGNESGMVRLFKLIGHKSGGTLEVVTNTDKKAHHLHQEDGPQWLFAYSFLSSPVCTLRFVQSTRRLAVGFKCGRVAMLDIGAPSVIFVTNSLSDTGSPIESLCVKSSPVPTDQNSISSEALDDLILCAMTKDGQTILFDGNSGKMLASCLKPLKNPTAIRMHIIENCYENSEMPSEKHEKKSHMINASESHSPAGEHNAVTETKFVDQIFENSLFLMCSEDALRLYSLKSLSQGSLESIMEVNLPRLCCWMGTLKKDGRECAVLLLYKTGHIEIRSFPNLEVAGESSLLSLLSWNFKPNMEKTVCSDDFGHVLLVNGCEVAILSFLAHANGFRLPESLPMLHDKVLAAAADATFSHFPVHKKNNDGTPKFLSGIIKGFRSSNEQKVEQVQDFSHLGNIFSSPPYLKPSAIGGDDEKIIELNIDDIEIDEPTNILPSTGKDKKEKKDKRTDKERLFEGASSDAQPKTRTVDEIKAKYRKAGETSAIASQAKDKLLERGEKLERISQRTAELQDGAENFASMAHELAKQMEKRKWWNI; encoded by the exons ATGTTCGCCAAGAAACTTCTGCAGAAAGCCTCTGGAGCTGCTCAGAAGCCTGCTCCAGCTCCTCCGCCACGG GGATGTTTGATAGCAGAAGACTTGGATCCTCATATTGTCTCCCACTACGGGATACCTTCGACGGCGTCTCTTCTTGCTTTTGACCCTATTCAATGCCTCTTGGCTGTGGGAACACT AGATGGAAGGATCAAAGTGATTGGTGGTGATAACATTGAGGCGATTCTTTCATCTCCTAAGCAGTTACCTTTCAAAAACTTGGAG TTCATTGAGAATCAAGGCTTTCTGGTCAGCATCTCAAATGACAACGAGATCGAG GTTTGGGACTTGGATCTTAGAAAGACAGCATCAAGCCTACTTTGGGAGTCAAACATCACCGCATTTTCAATCCTTCATGGCACCGGTTACAT GTATGTTGGTGATGAGTACGGTATGGTGTCTGTTGTAAAGTACAATGCTGATGAAGGAAAATTAGTGCAGCTTCCTTATTATGTTCCAACTGATGCTTTAGCTG AAGCAGCAGGGCTTTCATCACCTATTGACTATCCTGTTGTTGGACTTCTTTCTCAGCCTTCTTCAAGGGGAACTAG ATTGTTGATTGCATTTTCAAATGGATTACTTTTTCTTTGGGATGCATCAGAAGATCGTGTGGTTTTAGTTCGAGGGAACAAAGATCTACCTATGGAGGGTAAGACAGCCAATGATTCTCTGGAAGCCTCACACGATGAGCTTTCTGATCTTGAACTAGATGGGAAAGAGATAAGTTCTCTGTGTTGGGCATCAGCTGATGGTTCAGTTCTTGGTGTTGGTTATGTGGATGGAGATATATTATTTTGGGACTTTTCTGAGGGGCAAAAGGGAAAGACATCTAATCATGCTGTTAAGTTACAGTTGTCTTCAGCTGAGAAAAGACTTCCTGTCATTGTTATGCATTGGTGTTTGGATGTGACTCGCAAGAATTGTGGTGGAAAGCTCTTTATCTATGGTGGTGATATCATTGGCTCTGATGAAGTACTCACG ATGTTGGCTCTTGATTGGTCTTCTGGTTTGGGAGGTCTGAAATGTGTTGGCCGTGTGGACTTGACCCTTAGTGGTTCATTTGCTGATATGGTATTGTCTCCAATTGCTAGTTCAAGGCAAAGTGGGGTGTTTTTATTCCTGCTGACAAATCCAGGACAATTGCAAGCGTATGATGATACCTCTCTGGCCTCTCTGATGTCTCAAAAAGAGAATAATAGTTCTGCTTCTCCGCTGCCATATCCGATGGTTGTACCGACGATGGATCCACGGATGACAGTAGCAGCGTTTGCTGCATTAAATGTGAATGACAAGCTGTCACTGGCTTTATCCGAG ATAGTCGTAGCTGCAAAATCTCGAACGCCACGTACTCCATCTGGAGAAAGTGCACAATGGCCTCTAACAGGTGGTGTTCCAAGCCACCTTGATGACTACAAGCTTGAGAGACTGTACATAGCAGGATATCAAGATGGGTCTGTGCGAATATGGGATGCAACCTATCCATGTCTGTCTCTCATTTACAACTTGAAGCCAAAT GCAAATGGTATTGACATAACTGGAGTAGATGCATCAGTAACAGCAATTTCCTTCTGTCCTAAGACTTCTTGTTTGGCTGTTGGTAACGAAAGTGGAATG GTTCGCCTATTCAAGCTGATCGGCCATAAAAGTGGAGGCACTTTGGAAGTTGTTACCAACACTGACAAAAAAG CTCACCATTTACATCAAGAAGATGGACCTCAATGGCTTTTTGCGTACTCCTTCCTGAGTTCCCCAGTTTGCACCCTACGATTTGTACAGTCTACAAGAAGGCTTGCTGTGGGATTTAAATGTGGCAGA GTTGCAATGCTCGACATTGGTGCGCCATCAGTAATTTTCGTTACAAATAGCTTATCTGACACCGGTTCCCCGATCGAGTCACTCTGTGTAAAATCCTCGCCAGTTCCTACTGATCAGAACTCCATAAGCTCCGAAGCTCTTGATGATTTAATTTTGTGTGCAATGACCAAGGATGGGCAGACCATTCTTTTCGATGGCAATAGTGGGAAAATGCTCGCCTCATGCTTGAAACCTCTGAAGAATCCAACTGCGATTCGTATGCACATTATAG AGAACTGCTATGAAAACTCTGAGATGCCCAGCGAAAAACATGAGAAAAAATCTCATATGATCAATGCAAGTGAGAGTCATTCACCAGCTGGTGAACATAACGCTGTCACAGAAACAAAATTTGTTGATCAGATATTTGAGAATTCATTATTTCTCATGTGTTCTGAGGATGCACTGCGCTTGTATTCTTTAAAGTCTTTATCTCAG GGAAGTCTTGAGAGCATTATGGAGGTAAATCTTCCAAGGCTGTGTTGCTGGATGGGGACCCTGAAAAAGGATGGAAGGGAATGTGCAGTACTATTGCTTTACAAAACAGGGCATATTGAAATAAG ATCGTTTCCGAATCTTGAAGTTGCAGGAGAGAGCTCTTTGCTGTCACTTCTTAGTTGGAACTTTAAGCCTAACATGGAGAAGACAGTATGTTCGGATGATTTCGGCCATGTCTTACTG GTGAATGGTTGTGAAGTTGCCATCCTTTCGTTTCTGGCCCACGCAAACGGATTCAG ACTTCCGGAGTCTTTACCTATGCTTCATGACAAAGTCCTTGCAGCCGCTGCTGACGCTACCTTTAGCCATTTCCCTGTCCATAAGAAAAACAAC GATGGCACTCCCAAATTCCTGAGTGGCATTATCAAAGGCTTCAGATCAAGCAATGAACAGAAGGTGGAGCAAGTACAAGATTTCTCCCACCTGGGGAACATCTTTTCTAGTCCACCATACCTAAAGCCTTCTGCTATTGGTGGTGACGATGAGAAGATTATCGAGCTAAACATAG ATGACATCGAGATAGATGAACCTACAAACATATTGCCTTCAACCGGGAaagacaaaaaagaaaagaaag ACAAAAGAACAGATAAGGAAAGACTGTTCGAGGGTGCATCCAGCGATGCACAACCCAAAACAAGAACAGTTGATGAAATAAAGGCCAAGTACAGAAAAGCAGGG GAAACCTCAGCAATAGCTTCACAAGCAAAGGACAAACTTCTTGAGCGCGGAGAAAAACTCGAG AGGATCAGCCAACGAACAGCTGAGCTCCAAGACGGTGCTGAGAACTTTGCATCCATGGCACATGAACTCGCTAAACAAATGGAGAAGCGAAAATGGTGGAACATTTGA
- the LOC103846908 gene encoding signal recognition particle receptor subunit beta isoform X2: MENLEGLKLMAEQWSNQGIEYLQKIPPFQLYAAIGLLLLTTVLLLSFRLVRRTKSNTVLLSGLSGSGKTVLFYQLRDGSSHQGSVTSMEPNEGTFVFHSEHAKKGKIKHVHLVDVPGHSRLRPKLEEFLPQAAAIVFVVDALEFLPNCRAASEYLYDILTNANVVKKKIPVLLCCNKTDKLTAHTKEFIKKQMEKEIEKLRASRSAVSTADIANDYTIGIQGEVFSFSHCCNRVTVAEASGLIGETVQVQDFIREYI; the protein is encoded by the exons ATGGAGAACTTGGAAGGTCTGAAACTTATGGCGGAGCAGTGGTCGAATCAAGGGATTGAGTATCTTCAGAAGATACCACCGTTTCAGCTCTATGCTGCTATTGGTCTTCTGTTGCTGACAACCGTATTGCTCCTATCAT TTCGCTTGGTGAGACGTACCAAATCCAACACTGTGCTCCTTTCTGGGCTCAGCGGAAGTGGAAAGACTGTACTTTTCTATCAA CTCCGAGATGGATCATCGCATCAGGGCTCTGTGACATCGATGGAACCGAATGAAGGCACTTTCGTTTTTCACTCTGAACACGCTAAG AAAGGAAAAATCAAGCATGTTCATCTTGTTGATGTCCCTGGGCACTCTCGTCTTCGACCCAAGCTAGAAGAATTCTTGCCCCAAGCAGCTGCTATTGTGTTTGTTGTGGACGCCTTGGAGTTCCTCCCTAACTGTCGTGCAGCTTCAGA GTACCTATACGACATTCTGACGAACGCCAACGTTGTCAAGAAGAAGATACCAGTCCTCCTTTGCTGTAACAAGACAGATAAACTCACTGCGCACACCAAGGAGTTCATCAAGAAGCAGATGGAGAAAGAAAT tgAGAAACTGAGGGCGTCAAGAAGTGCAGTATCAACAGCTGATATAGCCAATGACTACACCATTGGGATCCAAGGAGAAGTGTTTTCCTTCTCGCATTGCTGTAACAGAGTCACTGTCGCTGAAGCATCTGGACTCATCGGAGAAACCGTTCAGGTCCAAGACTTCATTCGAGAGTACATCTAA
- the LOC103846903 gene encoding PHD finger protein ALFIN-LIKE 1 isoform X1, translated as MAGESSNPGTVEEIFKDFRGRRSAFLQALSVDVDKFYSLCNPEMENLCLYGHPNGTWEVNLPAEEVPPELPEPALGINFARDGMQRQDWLSLVAVHSDCWLLSVSSYFGARLSRNEKNRLFSLINDLPTLFEVVTGRKTIKDKPSMDHESKYQNGLKRSIEGEMKITRKLMEESCEDEEDEHGDTLCGSCGGHYLNVEFWICCDVCERWYHGKCVKITPAKAESMKQYKCPSCCTKKGRQ; from the exons ATGGCTGGCGAGTCCTCTAATCCTGGCACCGTCGAAGAGATCTTCAAGGATTTTAGAGGTCGTCGCTCTGCTTTTCTTCAAGCTCTCTCCGTAG ATGTTGACAAGTTCTACTCTTTATGCAATCCTG AAATGGAGAATCTGTGTTTGTATGGACACCCGAATGGGACGTGGGAAGTGAATCTTCCAGCGGAGGAAGTGCCTCCTGAGCTTCCAGAGCCAGCGCTTGGAATCAATTTCGCAAGAGATGGCATGCAGCGTCaagattggctctccttagttGCTGTCCACAGTGATTGTTGGTTGCTCTCTGTTTCCTCCTACTTTGGCGCTCGGCTTAGTCGCAATGAGAA GAATCGCCTATTCAGTCTGATCAACGATCTTCCAACTCTCTTTGAAGTAGTGACCGGTAGGAAGACCATCAAAGATAAACCAAGCATGGATCATGAGAGCAAATACCAAAACGGCTTAAAG AGATCAATTGAAGGAGAGATGAAGATCACAAGGAAGTTAATGGAAGAGAGCTGCGAAGACGAAGAAGACGAGCATGGAGATACACTATGTGGAAGCTGTGGAGGACACTACCTAAACGTCGAGTTCTGGATATGTTGTGATGTATGTGAACGTTGGTACCATGGAAAGTGTGTGAAGATAACACCAGCCAAAGCAGAGAGCATGAAGCAGTACAAATGCCCTTCTTGCTGCACTAAGAAAGGAAGACAGTGA
- the LOC103846903 gene encoding PHD finger protein ALFIN-LIKE 1 isoform X2: MAGESSNPGTVEEIFKDFRGRRSAFLQALSVEMENLCLYGHPNGTWEVNLPAEEVPPELPEPALGINFARDGMQRQDWLSLVAVHSDCWLLSVSSYFGARLSRNEKNRLFSLINDLPTLFEVVTGRKTIKDKPSMDHESKYQNGLKRSIEGEMKITRKLMEESCEDEEDEHGDTLCGSCGGHYLNVEFWICCDVCERWYHGKCVKITPAKAESMKQYKCPSCCTKKGRQ, translated from the exons ATGGCTGGCGAGTCCTCTAATCCTGGCACCGTCGAAGAGATCTTCAAGGATTTTAGAGGTCGTCGCTCTGCTTTTCTTCAAGCTCTCTCCGTAG AAATGGAGAATCTGTGTTTGTATGGACACCCGAATGGGACGTGGGAAGTGAATCTTCCAGCGGAGGAAGTGCCTCCTGAGCTTCCAGAGCCAGCGCTTGGAATCAATTTCGCAAGAGATGGCATGCAGCGTCaagattggctctccttagttGCTGTCCACAGTGATTGTTGGTTGCTCTCTGTTTCCTCCTACTTTGGCGCTCGGCTTAGTCGCAATGAGAA GAATCGCCTATTCAGTCTGATCAACGATCTTCCAACTCTCTTTGAAGTAGTGACCGGTAGGAAGACCATCAAAGATAAACCAAGCATGGATCATGAGAGCAAATACCAAAACGGCTTAAAG AGATCAATTGAAGGAGAGATGAAGATCACAAGGAAGTTAATGGAAGAGAGCTGCGAAGACGAAGAAGACGAGCATGGAGATACACTATGTGGAAGCTGTGGAGGACACTACCTAAACGTCGAGTTCTGGATATGTTGTGATGTATGTGAACGTTGGTACCATGGAAAGTGTGTGAAGATAACACCAGCCAAAGCAGAGAGCATGAAGCAGTACAAATGCCCTTCTTGCTGCACTAAGAAAGGAAGACAGTGA
- the LOC103846907 gene encoding polyamine transporter RMV1 — MTDLSSSSLRSEAHKPTGNSPPPPPPPPPGHVSISLTPPSPTPPSATTTNLRKISLLPLIFLIFHEVSGGPFGIEVTVKAAGPLVSILGLIIFPFIWSIPEALITAEMGTMFPENGGYVVWVSSALGPYWGFQQGWVKWLSGVIDNALYPILFLDYLQSGLPVISSGLPRVASVITLTFALTYLNYRGLSIVGVAAVAIGVFSILPFVVMCLVSIPKVEPLRWLVVSEKMKGVDFGLYLNTLFWNLNYWDSIGTLSGEVVSPSETLPKALFYALLLVVLSYIFPVLSGTGALPLDQRRWTDGYFADVGKVIGGGWLGWWIRAAAAASNMGMFLAEMSSDSFQLLGMAERGMLPEVFARRSRYGTPWVGILFSASGVVVLSWLSFQEIVAAENLLYCFGMVLEFVAFVRLRVKYPAASRPFKIPVGVLGSVIMCVPPTVLIGFIAAFSDLKVAGVSLAAVVIGLVLQPCLKKVEKKGWLKFSVSSHLSDLMA; from the coding sequence ATGACTGACCTCAGCTCCTCGAGTCTACGCTCCGAAGCTCATAAGCCCACCGGAAACTCccctcctcctccacctcctcctcctcctggaCACGTCAGCATCTCCCTCACACCTCCCTCTCCAACACCACCCTCCGCCACCACCACCAACCTCCGCAAAATCTCTCTCCTCCCACTAATCTTCCTAATCTTCCACGAAGTCTCCGGCGGCCCCTTCGGTATCGAAGTCACCGTCAAAGCAGCGGGACCGTTAGTCTCCATCCTCGGCCTCATCATCTTCCCATTCATATGGAGCATCCCTGAAGCGCTCATCACCGCCGAGATGGGCACCATGTTCCCGGAGAACGGCGGCTACGTCGTCTGGGTCTCCTCCGCGTTAGGACCTTACTGGGGGTTCCAGCAAGGCTGGGTGAAATGGCTTAGCGGCGTCATAGACAACGCTCTCTACcccatcctcttcctcgactatcTCCAATCCGGTTTACCGGTTATCTCCTCTGGACTTCCACGTGTCGCTTCGGTTATCACGTTGACTTTCGCGTTGACTTATTTAAACTACAGAGGGTTGAGTATAGTTGGTGTAGCTGCTGTTGCGATCGGTGTTTTCTCGATTTTACCCTTTGTGGTGATGTGTTTAGTGTCGATTCCAAAGGTTGAGCCTTTACGTTGGCTGGTGGTGAGTGAGAAGATGAAAGGTGTAGACTTTGGTTTGTATCTCAACACTCTGTTCTGGAACCTTAACTACTGGGACTCGATTGGTACTCTCTCCGGAGAGGTTGTTAGCCCGAGTGAAACTTTACCGAAAGCTCTTTTTTATGCTCTCCTTTTAGTTGTGTTATCTTATATCTTCCCGGTTTTGTCCGGGACAGGAGCTCTGCCTCTTGATCAGAGGCGTTGGACCGACGGTTACTTCGCTGATGTAGGGAAAGTGATAGGAGGAGGGTGGTTGGGTTGGTGGATTCGAGCGGCGGCTGCTGCCTCCAACATGGGGATGTTTTTAGCTGAGATGAGTAGCGATTCGTTTCAGCTTCTCGGTATGGCTGAGCGAGGGATGCTACCCGAAGTCTTTGCTAGAAGATCGCGGTACGGAACTCCCTGGGTTGGGATACTGTTCTCAGCCTCTGGGGTGGTTGTGTTGTCGTGGTTGAGCTTCCAGGAGATTGTGGCTGCGGAGAATTTGCTGTACTGTTTTGGGATGGTGTTGGAGTTTGTAGCGTTTGTGAGGCTGAGGGTGAAGTATCCGGCTGCGTCGCGGCCTTTTAAGATACCTGTAGGGGTTTTGGGGTCGGTGATCATGTGTGTGCCTCCGACTGTGCTGATTGGTTTCATTGCGGCGTTTTCCGACTTGAAAGTTGCTGGGGTGAGTCTTGCTGCTGTAGTGATTGGGCTTGTGTTGCAACCGTGTTTgaagaaagtggagaagaagGGTTGGCTTAAATTTTCTGTCAGCTCTCACTTATCAGACCTGATGGCCTAA